In a single window of the Pirellulales bacterium genome:
- a CDS encoding flagellar hook-basal body complex protein — translation MSLASALSTALTGLNSAETTISVVGNNLANSSTDGFKASTALFATQFLQTENLGSGPQGLSGGTDPTQIGLGTQVASITPDFSQGTIQLSSSPSDLAIQGNGFFIAQAATGEQLYTRDGAFQTNSQNQLVTSTGNKLLGYGVDNNFQLQTNSLSPLSIPLGSTAVAQATQNVFLQGTLTPTGTIANTAEILQSAVLGDGQFAAPTATTQVHAALPPDLTGATASGSGAGTINGDYTYKIVYVDADGNEGPASTLTVTANNASEIDLSNLPTDSNGNYVARNIYRSAAGENTTFNLVGTINDNTTTTFTDTTADSSLSSLAAYNPQTINGNYTYYVTWSAPGVPESRPSGPLGPVNIADGNVLLSDLPGPTGVYNVAGAKINVYRNVTGQPDTFYRVAEVDPSTDPQLSYLDNIADSTITNNNLVSNPIYATLDLDGPKITGNTVLVNVLNRNGNTYANLFQPGELSFTGEQNGSNLSPKTLQITNTTTVQDLISFMTDALGIQTPGDDSANPIPNDVTGQPPGGSVLTDGRIQLVGNNGADNSISIPLSAFKLTPTGSTNASTPLMGFSSVQSAAGQSASTSFQVFDSLGIPLTVNLTSVLQSSDSTGTTYRWFANSPDNDPTSGSSTVVGTGLINFDGEGNVVSVSNSTVSIERQHVASVSPLQFNLDFSEVSGLASSSSSLAAARQDGSGAGTLTSYNISGDGTINGVFSNGVTRTLGQIVLASFANPEGLQAKGDNDYATGVNSGLPVINKPGTGGAGSITAGAVELSNTDIGQSLINLILASTDYRGNAQVITTVNDMLQQLLTLNR, via the coding sequence ATGAGTTTGGCATCCGCCCTGAGTACCGCCTTGACCGGCCTAAATTCTGCTGAAACTACGATTAGCGTGGTGGGCAATAACCTGGCCAACTCGTCGACCGATGGCTTCAAGGCATCCACGGCACTATTCGCAACGCAGTTCTTGCAAACGGAAAATCTGGGTTCGGGGCCACAAGGGCTCAGTGGCGGCACCGATCCGACGCAAATCGGCTTGGGCACGCAAGTCGCTTCCATTACGCCCGATTTCTCACAGGGCACTATTCAGCTTAGTAGTAGCCCATCGGATTTAGCCATTCAGGGCAACGGATTCTTCATTGCTCAGGCGGCAACGGGCGAACAGCTATATACGCGGGACGGCGCATTTCAAACAAACTCGCAGAATCAGTTGGTCACCAGTACCGGCAACAAGTTGCTAGGCTACGGCGTGGACAACAACTTTCAATTGCAAACAAACTCCCTGTCGCCGCTGAGTATTCCGCTTGGTTCCACGGCAGTGGCTCAAGCGACACAGAACGTATTTTTGCAGGGAACACTAACACCGACAGGAACAATCGCCAACACTGCAGAAATTTTGCAAAGTGCCGTGTTAGGCGACGGCCAATTTGCAGCACCCACTGCCACCACTCAAGTCCACGCCGCGTTGCCACCAGATCTCACAGGTGCGACAGCCTCCGGCAGTGGAGCCGGAACTATCAACGGCGATTACACCTACAAAATTGTGTATGTCGATGCCGACGGAAATGAAGGTCCGGCTTCCACATTAACGGTAACGGCCAACAATGCCAGCGAGATTGACTTATCTAACCTCCCGACCGACTCCAACGGAAATTATGTGGCCCGGAATATTTACCGGAGTGCCGCCGGAGAAAACACTACGTTTAATCTCGTGGGTACAATCAACGATAATACTACTACGACATTCACTGATACCACCGCTGATTCGTCCCTTTCATCTCTTGCGGCCTACAATCCTCAAACCATCAATGGCAATTACACGTACTATGTGACCTGGAGTGCGCCTGGCGTGCCAGAAAGTCGTCCCTCCGGACCGTTAGGGCCAGTGAATATTGCCGACGGAAACGTGTTGCTGTCGGATTTGCCTGGGCCGACTGGTGTGTACAACGTGGCAGGGGCAAAGATAAATGTCTATCGAAATGTAACTGGCCAGCCAGATACATTTTATCGGGTAGCGGAAGTCGATCCGTCAACCGATCCGCAACTTAGCTACTTGGACAATATCGCCGATTCCACAATAACTAACAACAATTTAGTCAGTAATCCAATCTACGCCACACTCGATTTGGACGGTCCCAAAATAACTGGCAATACTGTGTTGGTGAATGTGCTCAACCGTAACGGCAACACCTACGCCAATCTGTTTCAGCCGGGAGAATTGAGCTTTACCGGCGAGCAAAATGGCAGCAATTTGTCGCCGAAGACATTGCAAATTACCAACACTACAACCGTGCAGGATTTAATCAGTTTTATGACTGATGCGCTCGGCATTCAAACTCCGGGCGATGATTCGGCTAACCCCATACCAAATGACGTCACTGGCCAACCTCCCGGCGGCAGCGTACTCACGGACGGCCGCATTCAATTGGTGGGCAATAACGGGGCCGATAACAGTATCAGCATTCCTTTGTCGGCATTCAAGCTGACCCCCACTGGCAGCACTAACGCGAGTACACCTCTCATGGGTTTCAGCTCGGTCCAGTCAGCCGCCGGACAGTCCGCATCGACTAGTTTTCAGGTTTTCGACTCGCTCGGAATTCCGCTCACCGTGAACCTGACTTCGGTTCTCCAAAGCAGCGACAGCACCGGAACCACGTACCGTTGGTTTGCAAATTCGCCCGACAACGATCCTACCTCAGGTTCTAGTACGGTTGTCGGCACCGGTTTGATTAATTTCGATGGCGAGGGAAATGTCGTTTCAGTTTCGAATTCAACAGTTTCAATTGAACGCCAGCACGTGGCCAGCGTTTCGCCGTTGCAGTTTAATCTCGATTTCAGCGAAGTTTCCGGGTTGGCATCGTCCAGTAGCTCATTGGCTGCCGCACGGCAGGATGGTTCCGGGGCGGGAACCCTAACCAGTTACAATATTAGCGGAGACGGTACTATTAACGGTGTGTTCAGCAACGGTGTCACACGGACCCTGGGGCAAATTGTGCTAGCCAGTTTTGCCAATCCTGAAGGATTGCAAGCTAAGGGTGACAACGATTACGCAACCGGGGTGAATTCTGGATTGCCGGTCATCAATAAGCCGGGCACCGGTGGCGCCGGCTCAATTACTGCCGGTGCCGTAGAATTGTCCAACACCGACATTGGCCAGAGCCTAATCAATTTGATCTTGGCCTCTACGGATTACCGTGGAAATGCCCAAGTTATCACTACTGTGAATGATATGCTCCAGCAACTCCTCACGCTAAACCGGTAA
- the fliJ gene encoding flagellar export protein FliJ: MAAFRFRLSTLLRLRENLRDECRQQLSAAQKAEEILVNRIAELNDHLTELRKQSRVASQPGSVNVDRLLDAGRYEIMLKAQRQAVDEQWQVVQSEVERRRQSLVEADREVKTIEKLRDQQITRHRQKENRQEVKQLDASAIQQTFAKEEN; encoded by the coding sequence ATGGCCGCATTCCGTTTCCGATTATCGACTCTGCTCCGGTTGCGCGAAAACTTGCGTGACGAATGTCGTCAACAGTTATCTGCAGCTCAAAAGGCAGAGGAGATTCTTGTGAACCGCATCGCGGAGTTGAACGACCATTTGACGGAGTTGCGCAAACAATCTCGCGTCGCAAGCCAACCGGGATCCGTCAATGTGGACCGTTTGCTTGATGCAGGCCGATACGAAATCATGCTCAAGGCACAGCGCCAAGCCGTCGATGAACAATGGCAGGTAGTGCAATCAGAGGTGGAGCGGCGTCGACAATCCTTGGTCGAAGCTGACCGCGAAGTGAAGACAATAGAAAAACTTCGTGATCAGCAAATCACGCGGCATCGCCAAAAAGAAAATCGCCAGGAGGTAAAACAGCTTGATGCGAGCGCCATTCAGCAGACCTTTGCCAAGGAGGAAAACTGA
- a CDS encoding flagellar hook-length control protein FliK, with protein MSNASLNNLFLAPPPLLPANTAFPPITVESRNFDDALWRAGQPTTTSVTTDDVSKGEVNTNDRISPIPCSCSESSDPYPTATFSTNDSSTIPSIDDRHTDIASWREASGDSRGLSNNRDLSIDHQGQSNSEHQSARETHDSAGPSRKTEKDQVSKAKTSDTSVVPNSPAGPTPVQSTNSGISKSADSSTANAVTPARPSNAIEDGDVISTTMIQPIVGSQQSLSGIVAVTNAATGASQGAGTSSGILASNGVSVQPTASALDAISNIQVVPKAQSNLAINSVNPAVPNSTHAAASQPAPLQPTGAESAAQPNVEVEGDAENSQTSDVALPELSVVGLFQETTPRSSKTQLLQSNDTATAQTVSEELNSTSLNEVDIAIANLAASVSPPPKPGVFTQDSTNDIQETTEKLNTSREVAANKPASLPAAPITNSIRIVGANLPAQLSTGESQGGTAATATQRNPANAIDQARFVERVATAFRNIDDQGGEIRLRLSPPELGSLKVEVAVRNGILTARLETETNTARSLLLDNLPALRERLAAQNIKVEWFDVDLRQDARNQGSPNSSPDFAGSRQNQPRFMNANRRFVTSGNSQGAQTSNDNQVSTVDTGTINIIV; from the coding sequence ATGTCCAACGCGTCGCTCAATAATTTGTTTCTCGCGCCTCCTCCGCTACTGCCGGCCAACACTGCATTTCCACCAATAACGGTCGAGAGCCGAAATTTCGACGATGCGCTATGGCGCGCCGGGCAACCCACCACCACCTCCGTTACAACCGATGATGTTTCCAAGGGCGAGGTGAACACGAACGACAGAATTAGTCCGATACCCTGCAGTTGCTCCGAGTCAAGCGATCCATATCCGACGGCAACTTTTTCCACGAATGATTCGTCGACCATTCCCTCGATCGACGATAGGCATACTGATATCGCAAGCTGGCGCGAGGCGTCTGGTGATTCACGAGGTTTGTCGAATAATCGTGATTTGTCGATTGATCACCAAGGACAATCGAATTCTGAACACCAATCGGCCAGAGAGACGCATGATAGTGCCGGACCTAGCCGTAAAACCGAGAAGGATCAAGTTAGCAAAGCAAAGACATCGGACACCTCAGTCGTGCCCAATTCTCCGGCGGGACCTACCCCAGTTCAATCAACGAACAGCGGAATATCGAAAAGCGCAGACAGTTCAACTGCAAATGCTGTTACACCAGCCCGGCCCTCAAATGCTATCGAGGACGGAGATGTTATTTCAACAACAATGATCCAACCGATAGTAGGTTCGCAGCAATCACTCTCAGGAATTGTAGCTGTGACCAATGCAGCAACCGGCGCGTCACAGGGGGCTGGCACATCATCCGGGATTTTGGCATCGAACGGCGTGTCTGTTCAACCCACGGCTTCCGCGCTCGATGCAATATCAAATATCCAAGTCGTGCCTAAGGCGCAATCCAATTTAGCTATCAACAGTGTCAATCCGGCGGTTCCCAACAGTACTCATGCAGCCGCGAGCCAACCGGCTCCACTGCAACCAACTGGCGCCGAATCGGCCGCACAACCGAATGTTGAAGTAGAAGGCGATGCGGAGAATTCACAAACAAGCGATGTTGCATTGCCTGAACTTTCGGTGGTAGGGCTGTTTCAAGAAACTACGCCAAGATCGTCAAAAACCCAACTGCTACAGAGTAATGATACGGCCACGGCCCAAACCGTCAGCGAGGAATTGAATTCAACTTCATTGAATGAGGTGGATATCGCAATCGCAAACTTGGCGGCATCGGTATCGCCACCGCCTAAGCCCGGAGTTTTCACGCAAGACAGCACCAATGATATCCAGGAAACTACGGAAAAGCTAAATACATCGCGCGAGGTGGCTGCGAATAAGCCGGCATCCTTGCCAGCAGCTCCGATAACGAATTCCATTCGAATTGTTGGCGCAAATTTGCCCGCGCAATTGTCGACGGGTGAATCTCAAGGCGGAACCGCGGCGACAGCGACGCAGCGAAACCCAGCCAACGCAATCGATCAGGCACGATTTGTCGAGCGAGTCGCCACCGCATTTCGCAACATTGATGACCAAGGTGGAGAAATCCGACTACGTCTCAGTCCGCCAGAATTGGGCTCATTGAAGGTAGAGGTAGCTGTTCGCAACGGTATATTAACAGCGCGTCTGGAAACAGAGACCAATACCGCTCGATCATTGCTCTTGGACAATCTGCCGGCGCTACGGGAACGCTTGGCAGCACAAAACATAAAAGTGGAATGGTTCGACGTTGATTTACGCCAAGACGCCAGAAACCAGGGATCGCCCAATTCATCTCCGGATTTTGCGGGTTCACGACAGAATCAGCCGCGTTTTATGAATGCCAATCGCAGGTTCGTGACCAGTGGTAACTCACAAGGTGCCCAAACATCGAATGATAATCAGGTTAGCACTGTAGATACCGGAACCATCAACATCATTGTGTAG
- a CDS encoding flagellar hook capping FlgD N-terminal domain-containing protein, translating into MATTPVSGYSTQNSATSSALANSALGSLNLNDFLNMLLTELQNQDPLSPMDSTTMLTQIGQITQVGATQNLNTTLNSLLLGQGLNNATGLIGKTIDGLADDGTEITGVVDKVTVANGSPVLNVGVETVQLTNVKAILPDSSSASTTANSDQALQQLLQQLQQSSATTSPTVAS; encoded by the coding sequence ATGGCCACGACACCCGTCAGCGGTTATTCGACGCAAAATTCGGCGACGTCGTCGGCACTGGCCAACAGCGCACTCGGCTCGCTGAATCTGAATGATTTTTTGAACATGCTGTTGACCGAACTCCAGAATCAGGATCCGTTAAGCCCAATGGATAGTACGACGATGCTCACGCAAATTGGTCAGATCACGCAGGTCGGCGCCACTCAAAATCTGAACACAACACTCAATTCATTGTTGCTCGGACAAGGTTTGAACAATGCTACAGGGCTAATTGGAAAAACCATTGACGGTCTTGCGGACGACGGCACTGAAATTACCGGTGTCGTCGACAAAGTCACTGTGGCCAATGGGAGTCCAGTATTAAACGTCGGTGTCGAAACTGTTCAGCTCACGAATGTAAAAGCCATTTTGCCCGACAGCAGCTCCGCATCGACGACTGCCAATTCCGACCAAGCATTGCAACAACTTTTACAGCAGCTACAACAATCAAGCGCAACTACTAGCCCGACGGTTGCTAGTTAA